One Plasmodium sp. gorilla clade G2 genome assembly, chromosome: 12 genomic window carries:
- a CDS encoding high mobility group protein B1 yields MKNTGKEVRKRRKNKKDPHAPKRSLSAYMFFAKEKRAEIISKQPELSKDVATVGKMIGEAWNKLGEKEKAPFEKKAQEDKLRYEKEKAEYANMKMKA; encoded by the coding sequence atgAAGAATACAGGTAAAGAAGTACGTAAGAGaagaaagaacaaaaaaGACCCCCATGCCCCCAAGAGATCCTTATCAGCTTATATGTTTTTTGCAAAAGAGAAAAGAGCAGAAATTATTAGTAAACAGCCAGAATTAAGTAAAGATGTTGCAACAGTAGGTAAAATGATTGGAGAAGCATGGAATAAATTaggagaaaaagaaaaagccccatttgaaaaaaaagcaCAAGAAGATAAATTGAGAtatgaaaaggaaaaagcAGAATATGcaaatatgaaaatgaaagCTTAA